The following proteins are co-located in the Megalobrama amblycephala isolate DHTTF-2021 linkage group LG12, ASM1881202v1, whole genome shotgun sequence genome:
- the ppp1r3c2b gene encoding protein phosphatase 1 regulatory subunit 3C-B-like, which produces MTCANVMSRFGPPVSMRSVDVGFRCRGSPHINHLSSPKPLRPCISHQPVFEYRHSPSKGLIKSGRGEKRVAFADAKGLSLITVRLFSEKEDKIPREPLKIPRLKKLSCATEPANKTLRLSVGFEQPCRDFQAFRSRLQDHMVLLESCDVSKRCILGTVRVKNVCFEKVVHIRITFDTWRSYLDVPCTYLDQCYGEPGTDVFEFNISVPERIDPRERIEFCVSYLPAALGATEWDNNNGNNYCINVCGAESAAVQ; this is translated from the exons ATGACTTGTGCAAA TGTGATGTCGCGGTTTGGCCCTCCTGTCTCCATGAGGTCGGTGGACGTGGGCTTCCGGTGCAGAGGCTCTCCACACATCAACCACCTGTCTTCTCCCAAACCCCTGCGGCCCTGCATCTCGCATCAGCCGGTGTTCGAGTACAGACACTCCCCTTCAAAGGGCCTCATCAAGAGCGGCCGCGGGGAGAAACGCGTCGCGTTCGCGGACGCCAAAGGGCTTTCACTCATCACAGTGCGCCTCTTCTCCGAGAAGGAGGACAAAATCCCGCGCGAGCCGCTGAAAATACCCCGACTGAAGAAGCTGAGTTGCGCAACAGAGCCTGCTAATAAGACTTTGAGGTTGAGTGTGGGGTTCGAGCAGCCCTGCAGAGATTTCCAGGCGTTCAGAAGTCGGCTTCAGGATCACATGGTGCTGTTGGAGAGCTGTGACGTCAGTAAACGCTGCATTCTGGGCACCGTGCGCGTCAAGAACGTCTGCTTCGAGAAAGTGGTACACATCCGGATTACTTTCGATACCTGGCGCAGTTACCTGGACGTACCGTGTACGTACCTGGATCAGTGTTACGGGGAACCTGGAACTGACGTGTTTGAGTTTAACATCAGCGTTCCTGAACGAATAGACCCGCGCGAGCGCATCGAGTTCTGCGTGTCTTACTTACCGGCCGCGCTCGGTGCCACTGAATGGGACAATAATAATGGCAATAACTACTGTATTAATGTGTGTGGCGCTGAATCTGCTGCTGTCCAATGA